A window of Chryseobacterium sp. IHB B 17019 genomic DNA:
GTCATACTTATACGGAAGACGGACGATGTGTTTCACTTCTCAAAATTCTTTTGACCAATCACTGCATTTATGATTGCGCTTACTGCGTTTCCAGAAGTTCAAATGATATTAAAAGAGCTGCATTTACGGTTGAAGAAGTCGTTGATTTAACGATAAACTTTTACCGCAGAAACTATATTGAAGGCTTGTTTTTAAGTTCGGGAATTTTCAAAAATGCCGACACAACCATGGAAAGATTGGTTCGTGTTGCGAAAAAATTACGCTTAGAAGAGAATTTTAACGGATACATTCATTTAAAATCAATTCCGGGAGCGAGCGATGAATTGATGCAGGAAGCCGCTTTGTATGCCGATAGATTATCAATCAATCTTGAAATCCCAACCGAAAGTGGATTAAAATTATTGGCTCCTGAAAAAAATCGACAGGATATGCTCAATCCGATGAAATATATTCAGAATGGGATTGCTCAATACAAAGATGAAAAAAAAATATTCAGAAAAGTCCCAAAGTTTGCCCCGGCTGGGCAGTCTACTCAAATGATTGTTGGGGCAACCAATGAAAATGATTTACAGATCATCAAAGTTGCCGATCATTTTTATAAGAACTTTAACCTTAAAAGAGTTTATTATTCAGGATATGTTCCTGTTTTGGAGGATAAAAGATTGCCTTCTCTTACAACGGAAGTTCCGATGCTTCGGGAAAACCGTTTGTATCAATCGGATTGGCTGATGCGTTTTTATGGTTTTAAAGCCGAAGAAATCTTAGATCCGAATATGCCGTTTCTGGACCTGGAAGTTGATCCGAAATTGAGCTGGGCTCTGAGAAACTTAAATCAGTTTCCTGTTAATTTGCAGACTGCGGATTATCAGATGATTTTAAGAATTCCCGGAATTGGCGTGAAAACGGCGCAAAAAATTATAAGTGCAAGACGTTTCCAGGTTTTGAATATCGATCACTTGAAGAAATTGGGAGCAGCGGTCAACCGGGCAAGATATTTTATTGATTTTAATGCCGGAAATGCTTTTTTAAAATATTTAACGGATAAAAATCTGAAGAAATTGTTGATTGGCGGGAGTTCTTCGAAGTTTCATAATCAGTTTTCGCAGCAGTTGAGTTTGTTTTGATTTAAACACGAATTACACGAATGTTTTCACGAATTTCACTAATAATTTTAAGACATAAATATCAATTCACTCTAAAACTCCAAAACCCTATAACCCTCCAACTCAAATGACTACCTTACTCTACGACGGAAGTTTTGACGGACTTTTTACAGCGATATTTGAAGTTTTTGAATATCGTTATAAAGACGTGGAAATTGTAAGTAAAGAGCGGTTTCATCAGGAAAATATTTTTGCGGAAATTCATGAAGTGATCACCCAAAATGATAAATCTGGACGGGTTTTAAATAAATTAGAACAAAACATCGGTAAGTCTGGAATTCATCAATTATTACAAGTTTATTTATCCGAAGATCCTGAATCAGAGCAACTAATATTATCTGCTGTAAGACAATCCATAAAACATCCGGGCGAAAATATTCTGCAAAATTATGCTGATAATAATATATTGAAAATTTCAAAAATCTGTAAATCTGTAAGTCGGGAAAGGCATAGAATGACTGCTTTTGTGCGGTTTGAAAAAATGAAGGATGATGTTTTCTTTGCTAAAATTGATCCTGATTTTAATGTTCTTCCTTTAATTCGGAAACATTTTAAAGACCGTTATCAGGATCAGAAATGGATGATTTATGACTTGAGAAGACATTACGGAATTCTTTATGATCTGGAAAGCTGTGACTTTTTTTATCCTGATGAAAAATTAGATTTGCATCAATATCAACAGAAATTTCATAATGAGGAAACGCAATATCAGACGCTTTGGCAGCGGTATTTTACGAAAACTAATATTGTGGAAAGGAAGAATTTGAAACTGCATATTCAACATGTTCCGAGGAGGTATTGGAAGTATTTAACTGAAAAGCATTAAGTTTCTTTGGTCTTAATCGAAAGTTCGACATAATCAAACAAACAAAATAAAAATTGTCTCCATAAAGTCGACGAATATTATTTCAAGACTTGGAAACCTCCGCTAAAATTGAAATCTAATCCTCAAAACTTGCGCGAATTCCACATTTATTCTTTAATCCTAATTTGAATATCGGCAATTCTGAAACCAAAATTAAGATGTACATTTTCAACCCGACAAATTTTAGACAGTTTTAATAATTTATATTCAAAACTCTTATAAAGTTACTGCCGTTATCTGAACTTGTTTTTGTAAATTTGTGTTCGAAATTTTTTACTAGATGAAAGAGAGTGCTGTAAAAAAAATTGCTGTTCTTACCTCTGGAGGAGATTCTCCGGGTATGAATGCGGCTTTAAGAGCGGTTGTAAGAACCGCCAATTACTATAACATCGAATGTTACGGAGTGCGAGAAGGCTATAATGGCCTGATCAGTGGGGATTTCCTGAAAATGGGACCTCGTTCCGTAAAAAATATAATCAACCAGGGTGGAACTATTCTGAAATCTGCCCGTTCCATGGAATTCAAAACTAAAGAAGGCCGCCAAAAAGCGTATGACAACTGCGTAAAGCTTGGAGTGGAAGGCTTGGTTTGTATTGGTGGAGACGGAACTTTCACCGGAGCAAAAATTTTTAACGAAGAATTCGGAATCAGAGTAATCGGTGTGCCGGGAACGATCGACAATGATATTTTCGGGACTGATAATACAATTGGCTACGACACCGCTTTGAATACTGCAATGGAAGCCATCGATAAAATCCGTGATACGGCAACTTCTCACAACAGGGTTTTCTTTGTGGAAGTGATGGGTCGTGACGCAGGTTTTATTGCGTTGAACAGTGGTTTGGCAACGGGAGCTTTAGATATTTTAATTCCTGAGAAAAAAGACAGTATGTCTGATCTTTTTGCAACGTTCAGAAATGCTGAAAAAACTGGAAAAGCTTCAAGCATTGTAGTTGTTGCGGAAGGTGAAAAACTTGCCAATATCTACGAGCTTGCAGAGCAGACTAAACAGGAATTCCCGGATTACGACATTCGTGTGGCGATTTTAGGACACATCCAGAGAGGTGGTTCTCCAAGCTGTGCCGACAGGGTTTTGGCGAGCAGATTGGGTTACGGAGCCGTGGTAGGATTAATGGAAGGAAAAACAAATGTAATGGCAGGAATGCGTTCCAATGATATGGTTTATACACCCATTGAAGAGGCCATTAAAAAACATAACGAAATCAATAAAGATCTTTTACTGATTTCAGAAATTTTAGCAATCTAATATTTTTATATAATTTAAAACAAACTATTATGTCAACAATCAAAGTAGGTATCAACGGGTTTGGTAGAATTGGACGTCTTGTTTTCAGAGCAATGACTGAAAGAGATAACATCGAAGTAGTAGGAATCAATGACCTTATCGATGCTACATACATGGCTTATATGCTTAAATATGATTCTGTACACGGTATTTTCCCGGGTGAGGTTTCTGTAGAAGGAAACGACCTTGTGGTAAACGGAAAAAGAATCAGAGTAACAGCTGAAAGAGACCCAAACAACCTAAAGTGGAACGAAATCGGAGCTGATTATATCGTAGAATCTACAGGTTTATTCTTAGATAAAGAAAATGCTGCAAAGCACATCAACGCGGGTGCAAAAAAAGTAATCCTTTCTGCTCCTTCTAAAGATGATACTCCAATGTTCGTAATGGGTGTAAACCACAAAGAACTTACAGACGATATCAAAATTTTATCAAATGCTTCTTGTACGACAAACTGTTTAGCTCCATTAGCTAAAGTAATCCACGATAACTTCGGGATCGTAGAAGGTTTGATGACGACGGTACACGCTACAACGGCAACTCAGAAAACGGTTGACGGTCCTTCAATGAAAGACTGGAGAGGCGGTAGAGCTGCTCTTAACAATATTATCCCTTCTTCTACAGGTGCTGCAAAAGCGGTAGGTAAAGTAATCCCTTCATTGAACGGAAAATTGACAGGTATGTCTTTCAGAGTACCGACTGTTGACGTTTCTGTAGTGGATTTAACAGTAAGAATTGAAAAGGCTGCTTCTTATGAAGAAATCTGTTCAGTAATCAAAGCTGCTTCTGAAGGTGAATTGAAAGGTATCCTTGGATACACTGAAGATGCTGTAGTTTCTCAGGATTTCGTAGGAGATAAGAGAACTTCTATCTTCGACAAAGACGCTGGTATCATGCTTTCTCCTAATTTCGTAAAACTTGTTTCTTGGTATGACAACGAAATGGGATATTCTAACAAGTTAGTTGATATGTTGATTCACTCTGCTTCTTTATCTAACTAATAGAGTAAGTATTAGCTTAAATATAAACCTTCCGATTTGGAAGGTTTTTTTGTTTTTTGTAATTTTATTTTAAAATTTTTCTTATGTCAGGTAGAACTTTTCAGGAAAAATCAGGATTTCCGAAATTATTTATTACTCTTCTTGCATTCCAGGCTATTGTCATGTCGTTGGTATTAATAAATGATAATGAATCCCCTTTGATTGTTCTCTACGTAACAGCTCCTTTGATGTTATTGTTTGCCTTCTCTTTTTTAAAATTAAATTTAAATAAAGACTATTTCGAATATAATTTTTTCCCTTTTACCTTTAAATCCACAAAAATCAAATGGAGCGATATCCGTGAAATCCAGATCGTAAATACCGATCCTATTTTTGATTTCGGAGGCTGGGGAGTAAGGCTTTCAAAGAAATATGGGAAAGCTTTTATTACGGGAAATAATGAAGTCATATTTTTGAAGTTGAATAACGGCAAAAGACGTTCTTTTTCTGTGAAAAATAAGGAAGATTTGTTGAGATTTTTTGATGAGAATAAGATCCCTTATAAATAATTATTACCCTATCTAGTTTGCACCTTCGGCTCCCGTATTATTATTTTGATTACCAAATGCTACGTTAATTCCTATTCCTACCCAGCCTTTTCCATTATATTTCCAATCATAATTTTTTTGATCGTTGTTGCTTAAATAATCAAAACCCAACGTTAGTCCAACATTTACATTTTTGGTAATATGTACCAATAAACCAGTATTGATTGTGAAGGCACTAACATTTGTATTGTTATTCCCAGAGGCATTGCTATTGGATTCATCCAGTTTTATACTCGCCAAGCCAAATCCCAAAATGGGTTCAAAAGACAATCCATTTTCTACTTCTCTATTGTATCTGATCTTTGCGCCAAGATTTGTCCCTAAATTCACATTAGCATCAAATGTAAAACCGCTAAATCTTAATTTAAGAGGCACGGTATAAATTCCAACCCTCCAGTCAATTCTATTATACAGAATCTTTGTGTTAGATTTAAAGTCTTGCAGAGACATTACGTAAATCACTTTAGAATTGTCTGTTTCTGATTCCGTATCATTAATTATTTTATTTTTCTCTCGATCTACAAACTTCCAGAATCGAAAATATACCTTACCATCTTTTACATTATTTACGGTAACTCTATATTTTTTACCATCAATCTGATCTTTTACAATGTCAATACTCTTTGACTTTTCAGTTTTAGACTCGCTTTTAAAACTGTTCAAATCATTTAAAGAGATATAATTAAAATAGTAATTGCCATCTATTTTAATATCATTTTCCTGTCCAAAAGCTATTCCCGCCCAAAGCAGAAACACTAATAAAAAATTTGTTTTCATGGTTATTAATTTTAAAACAAATTTTCAAAAATTCTGAACGTAAAAAAATTACCCGTTTGTGTGATTTTAATGAATATTATTTACAACAGAATCCCCTGCAATTGTGCAAGGGATTCCAGCTTATCATTTTCAAACAGCTAACAGAAAAATCTAAACTATTTTGATATATGGGTAACGATTATAATAGAGTATTTGTAACTAACATTAAATATGAAAAACTAATCTGCAAAAAAGGCAGTTTTTTAAAAGTGAGTTTCCATGGTAATCAGTCTGTACAAATGTTAGCATTTTATCAATACAAAAAAATCCCCCTTTTGTGGTATTTATAAAAAACTTTAACTATTTTAGCTAAAACTTGAACATGGATGATTCTGAGAAAAAACACCCTTTAATTGAGGTCTGGAACACTTATCCCGGAATTAGGCAGGAAAATCAACACATCTCAAACATTCCCCCTATTGAGCGGATCATTGGGGAAATGTTCGCCATCGGTGAATTTTATTACTATGTACTAAACCTTACAAACAGTACAGTCTCTCATCACCACGAAAATATTTTAAAGCTTCACGGTCTGAAAAAATATCCTCAGAATTTAAAAGAAGTCATTGACCTCGTTCATCCCGATGATATTGATTTTATTACAAAAGCTGAGCAAAAAGTTGTAGAAAAATTAATGGAAATCGGGAAAGAGCATCAGCTTTTCCTCAAGCCCAGCTATTGTTTCAGGATGAAAACTGCCGCCGGAAACTATGAGCTATTCCATCATCAGGCCATTCTTACCTGGGAAGATGAAAATAAAAACCTGGTTCAGTCCATTAATATTCATACCAACATCAACCATATTACCAAAGAAAACCCACGTACAGTTTTAATTTCGGGGATTGGTCCGAGGAAGGATTTTTATCAAATAAAAATTGAAGATTCTTCTACAATTAAGAGCTTTCGCGAAATAAATTTAACCAAAAGAGAAACAGAAATCTTATCTTTCATTGTAAAAGGATATTCGGGATCTGAAATTTCAAAAATCCTGATTTTGTCTGAGCATACCGTCCGTTCTCACCGTAAAAATATTTTAGCCAAAACAAGCTCGAGAAATAGCAAAGAATTATTAAAAAAAGCCTTTGAATGGGGACTTATATAAGGTCAATTGTTAATGGTAAATAGTGAATTTTTTATCATCAATGAATTGACCAATGAGGATTCCATCATTAAAATTGACCATTAACTATTCACTATTGACCAATTCAAATTCCTGATAAATCTCACTCCACAATTTCGGCGCAAAACTTGTATTTTTATTCTCAATGGAAATACCGATTTTACAACCACGTTTCAAAGATTCAGCACATTTTAAAAGCTTTTGGGAAAAGGGCAACGGAAAACAACTTTTAGAATTTTCCGAAGCAGAAGTCAGTTTCAAAGATTTTGAGAAGTTTGCTCCCTACTATTATCACGTGGATGAAATTGGTGATCAAGTCGTAAAAGACGTCTATTTAACGAAAAAATTTCATGAAGCATCGAGGGAAATCGAGCAATACATCAGAAAAGGAGTTTCTGAAACAGATGACGTTCCGGAAAGTGTAAAAAAACTGTTTCTTCAAACGCAAAAAATCCCAGATTGGCTGGATTATGATTTAATTAAAAACGGTGCAGAACTTTGCATGAGAAGCAACCTGGATTCATTGATTTCCTTGCGGGATTACTGCTTAATCGGTGGTTATGATTATGCTTATCTCAACAAATCTTTGATCGCTACCGAGGCATTAAAAAAAGGCGCTGTGAAAAGACTTTCTGAAACATTGGATTTTTGGGTCAATGTAACAAGATATGATGCTTTGGAAATCCATAAAAAAGGCTATGAATTTGCTATAAAAACTCGCTTAATTCATTCTTGCGCAAGACTTTCCCTCAAAAAACATTATAAAAGTTGGGACACGGACAATTGGGGTGAACCTATCAATTCCTGGGATATGATGGCAACATATATTGGTTTTAGCCTGGTTTTTATGCATAGTCTTCACAAATTGGGAAATACATTTTCAGAGCAGGAAGAAAAAGGGCTGTTCCACCTTTGGAAATACGTCGGATATTTATTGGGAATCCCCGAAAACCTTTTACCGGACGACAAAAAACAGGCTACACAATACTTTTATTTATGGACTTCCATTCAGCCTCCTGCTGACAAAGATTCCGTTCTCCTGGCTCATTCCTTGTTAAATGAATCATTAGAAAATCCTATCTTAAAATACAGATTTCAGCGAAAAAATTTACGTT
This region includes:
- a CDS encoding oxygenase MpaB family protein; this translates as MEIPILQPRFKDSAHFKSFWEKGNGKQLLEFSEAEVSFKDFEKFAPYYYHVDEIGDQVVKDVYLTKKFHEASREIEQYIRKGVSETDDVPESVKKLFLQTQKIPDWLDYDLIKNGAELCMRSNLDSLISLRDYCLIGGYDYAYLNKSLIATEALKKGAVKRLSETLDFWVNVTRYDALEIHKKGYEFAIKTRLIHSCARLSLKKHYKSWDTDNWGEPINSWDMMATYIGFSLVFMHSLHKLGNTFSEQEEKGLFHLWKYVGYLLGIPENLLPDDKKQATQYFYLWTSIQPPADKDSVLLAHSLLNESLENPILKYRFQRKNLRYLHICCTWFLLDEEVCKRLQIPEVSNKNAFPKTKWVINKIYDTIVSREARIKKGNKDQTKVLSDYLKITQNSNFH
- the gap gene encoding type I glyceraldehyde-3-phosphate dehydrogenase: MSTIKVGINGFGRIGRLVFRAMTERDNIEVVGINDLIDATYMAYMLKYDSVHGIFPGEVSVEGNDLVVNGKRIRVTAERDPNNLKWNEIGADYIVESTGLFLDKENAAKHINAGAKKVILSAPSKDDTPMFVMGVNHKELTDDIKILSNASCTTNCLAPLAKVIHDNFGIVEGLMTTVHATTATQKTVDGPSMKDWRGGRAALNNIIPSSTGAAKAVGKVIPSLNGKLTGMSFRVPTVDVSVVDLTVRIEKAASYEEICSVIKAASEGELKGILGYTEDAVVSQDFVGDKRTSIFDKDAGIMLSPNFVKLVSWYDNEMGYSNKLVDMLIHSASLSN
- the pfkA gene encoding 6-phosphofructokinase; this translates as MKESAVKKIAVLTSGGDSPGMNAALRAVVRTANYYNIECYGVREGYNGLISGDFLKMGPRSVKNIINQGGTILKSARSMEFKTKEGRQKAYDNCVKLGVEGLVCIGGDGTFTGAKIFNEEFGIRVIGVPGTIDNDIFGTDNTIGYDTALNTAMEAIDKIRDTATSHNRVFFVEVMGRDAGFIALNSGLATGALDILIPEKKDSMSDLFATFRNAEKTGKASSIVVVAEGEKLANIYELAEQTKQEFPDYDIRVAILGHIQRGGSPSCADRVLASRLGYGAVVGLMEGKTNVMAGMRSNDMVYTPIEEAIKKHNEINKDLLLISEILAI
- a CDS encoding helix-turn-helix domain-containing protein, giving the protein MDDSEKKHPLIEVWNTYPGIRQENQHISNIPPIERIIGEMFAIGEFYYYVLNLTNSTVSHHHENILKLHGLKKYPQNLKEVIDLVHPDDIDFITKAEQKVVEKLMEIGKEHQLFLKPSYCFRMKTAAGNYELFHHQAILTWEDENKNLVQSINIHTNINHITKENPRTVLISGIGPRKDFYQIKIEDSSTIKSFREINLTKRETEILSFIVKGYSGSEISKILILSEHTVRSHRKNILAKTSSRNSKELLKKAFEWGLI
- a CDS encoding putative DNA modification/repair radical SAM protein is translated as MNFDRLKEKLEILADAAKYDVSCSSSGGTRKNKKGALGDSSASGICHTYTEDGRCVSLLKILLTNHCIYDCAYCVSRSSNDIKRAAFTVEEVVDLTINFYRRNYIEGLFLSSGIFKNADTTMERLVRVAKKLRLEENFNGYIHLKSIPGASDELMQEAALYADRLSINLEIPTESGLKLLAPEKNRQDMLNPMKYIQNGIAQYKDEKKIFRKVPKFAPAGQSTQMIVGATNENDLQIIKVADHFYKNFNLKRVYYSGYVPVLEDKRLPSLTTEVPMLRENRLYQSDWLMRFYGFKAEEILDPNMPFLDLEVDPKLSWALRNLNQFPVNLQTADYQMILRIPGIGVKTAQKIISARRFQVLNIDHLKKLGAAVNRARYFIDFNAGNAFLKYLTDKNLKKLLIGGSSSKFHNQFSQQLSLF
- a CDS encoding TIGR03915 family putative DNA repair protein produces the protein MTTLLYDGSFDGLFTAIFEVFEYRYKDVEIVSKERFHQENIFAEIHEVITQNDKSGRVLNKLEQNIGKSGIHQLLQVYLSEDPESEQLILSAVRQSIKHPGENILQNYADNNILKISKICKSVSRERHRMTAFVRFEKMKDDVFFAKIDPDFNVLPLIRKHFKDRYQDQKWMIYDLRRHYGILYDLESCDFFYPDEKLDLHQYQQKFHNEETQYQTLWQRYFTKTNIVERKNLKLHIQHVPRRYWKYLTEKH